The following are encoded together in the Brassica napus cultivar Da-Ae chromosome A9, Da-Ae, whole genome shotgun sequence genome:
- the LOC106369073 gene encoding photosynthetic NDH subunit of subcomplex B 4, chloroplastic isoform X1, translating into MAEAFTFTNLHVPSYSSYSPKQFSGTSHGWLSMKQNEKREKNVMRGSLCVRKALPHDLPLMAVMVQQIEGMRDIITEKHVWHLSDKAIKNVYLFYIMFTCWGCLYFGSAKDPFYDSEEYRGDGGDGTGYWVYETQEDIEEKARAELWREELIEEIEQKVSGLRELEEAVTK; encoded by the exons ATGGCTGAAGCATTCACCTTCACAAATCTTCATGTCCCGTCTTACTCGAGTTACTCG CCTAAGCAGTTTTCAGGGACATCTCACGGATGGCTATCT ATGAAACAGAATGAGAAGAGGGAAAAGAATGTGATGAGAGGAAGCTTATGTGTAAGAAAGGCATTGCCACATGATTTGCCACTAATGGCTGTGATGGTTCAACAAATTGAAGGGATGCGTGATATCATTACAGAGAAACACGTGTGGCATCTAAGTGATAAAGCCATCAAGAATGTCT ATTTGTTCTACATCATGTTCACTTGTTGGGGATGTCTGTACTTTGGTTCCGCAAAA GATCCATTCTATGACTCGGAGGAGTACCGTGGAGATGGAGGTGATGGAACCGGATATTGGGTCTATGAAACT CAAGAAGACATAGAAGAGAAAGCAAGAGCAGAGTTATGGCGTGAAGAACTTATCGAAGAAATTGAACAGAAAGTTAGTGGGTTAAGAGAGCTCGAAGAAGCTGTTACCAAGTAG
- the LOC106369073 gene encoding photosynthetic NDH subunit of subcomplex B 4, chloroplastic isoform X2 translates to MAEAFTFTNLHVPSYSSYSPKQFSGTSHGWLSNEKREKNVMRGSLCVRKALPHDLPLMAVMVQQIEGMRDIITEKHVWHLSDKAIKNVYLFYIMFTCWGCLYFGSAKDPFYDSEEYRGDGGDGTGYWVYETQEDIEEKARAELWREELIEEIEQKVSGLRELEEAVTK, encoded by the exons ATGGCTGAAGCATTCACCTTCACAAATCTTCATGTCCCGTCTTACTCGAGTTACTCG CCTAAGCAGTTTTCAGGGACATCTCACGGATGGCTATCT AATGAGAAGAGGGAAAAGAATGTGATGAGAGGAAGCTTATGTGTAAGAAAGGCATTGCCACATGATTTGCCACTAATGGCTGTGATGGTTCAACAAATTGAAGGGATGCGTGATATCATTACAGAGAAACACGTGTGGCATCTAAGTGATAAAGCCATCAAGAATGTCT ATTTGTTCTACATCATGTTCACTTGTTGGGGATGTCTGTACTTTGGTTCCGCAAAA GATCCATTCTATGACTCGGAGGAGTACCGTGGAGATGGAGGTGATGGAACCGGATATTGGGTCTATGAAACT CAAGAAGACATAGAAGAGAAAGCAAGAGCAGAGTTATGGCGTGAAGAACTTATCGAAGAAATTGAACAGAAAGTTAGTGGGTTAAGAGAGCTCGAAGAAGCTGTTACCAAGTAG
- the BNAANNG22530D gene encoding 2-hydroxy-palmitic acid dioxygenase MPO1: MGLLDLEKHFAFYGAYHSNPINIVIHIIFVWPIVFTALLLLHSATPIFDLSQSLTLDGVLRLNVGFILTVVYALFYLCLDKRAGFVAALMCFSCWVGSSFLADRLGPSLAFKVGIASQLLCWTGQFLGHGVFEKRAPALLDNLLQAFLMAPFFVLLEVLQSVFGYEPYPGFQARVNAKVESDIKEWRAKKQVKKNKLT; the protein is encoded by the exons ATGGGATTGCTCGATCTCGAAAAGCACTTCGCCTTCTACGGAGCTTACCACAGCAATCCGATCAACATCGTAATCCACATCATCTTCGTGTGGCCGATCGTCTTCACCGCCTTGCTCCTCCTCCACTCCGCGACCCCAATTTTCGACCTTTCTCAATCGCTGACCCTCGACGGCGTTCTCCGGCTAAACGTCGGGTTTATATTAACCGTGGTCTATGCTCTGTTCTACCTCTGTTTGGATAAAAGAGCTGGGTTTGTAGCTGCCCTCATGTGTTTCTCTTGCTGGGTCGGTTCAAGTTTTCTCGCTGATCGGTTAGGACCTTCTCTGGCCTTCAAG GTTGGGATAGCGTCTCAGCTGTTGTGCTGGACGGGGCAGTTTCTTGGCCATGGAGTGTTCGAG AAACGAGCACCTGCGCTATTAGACAATCTGCTCCAAGCTTTTCTCATGGCTCCTTTCTTCGTGTTGCTTgag GTCCTTCAATCGGTTTTCGGGTATGAACCATATCCAGGATTTCAGGCTCGTGTGAATGCCAAGGTAGAAAGTGACATAAAGGAGTGGAGAGCAAAGAAGCAGGTCAAGAAGAATAAGCTCACATAA